One window of Chloroflexus aggregans DSM 9485 genomic DNA carries:
- a CDS encoding bifunctional RecB family nuclease/DEAD/DEAH box helicase — translation MNRRRETMDDLLSPLPVDSAQLQPISPTDLAQYLRLEQCRRYLRLRLHERRKGLAWLPRFGIALHPIPPMLTIAGRQFEQTVEAQVIARFSHAIHCAQRRQHGDPAFTTTDHNHIVIEQLCQLAPETAQVLFQPRLAAQLYGWPMSGDVDLLLLRRDRDGDAHALIVDAKSSATAKIEHRLQLACYYTLLQQITGAADIALKTVQIGVLYRGELLSPAQTPAQRRRIVQEQQQAFDLLGVTLAQLELIADPTPYLAEIATLLDGPTSILHTTASAPFAEVPFHLTAKCDGCLYNEICMRWAADHDDLSLIPSLTEPEKSALRSHGIVTATQLALLKELSEEGDLATPPSHLPRMKSILRHPTLAPRLNELIHRARTYRRWRGDRLSAVSYLPYTGYGSFPAVSTDLHPNLIAVYLDTLYDHTQGMLVMVGALVVGHSQGQPYSRREVIEFPAQPLQTVEDEARLLERWLTALLQAIHEVAVPDSNGAWQAPIHLVVPDGFCLQTLLDGLSRHPHLFGATPLYDLAAQSAGFEAPMVTVLLDEWRRFRNDPLAHDSLARLARLHGFEWGEYRRLFYRRMFDDLGNDRDLGWYTRRVRFNNQIPLEYAYAAWKALPSPPDRGNDDLVDYRRVEPKDLIGFVAKRLTAYEFLVQRLPHNERTVKPSFDLTCLADYRCQAHTLAHALAEFLLIERYVALVTWGRQHLPPPEQRVLAGVSLIVRYVAADQDPPLLNVLAENERRQALRLELTGGRRRAQLDAEQRKATEPLPIPEIPLRFRIDLEGVECDLETALRLTGLSPGDKVILAPRWSVDERLPTDQQTPFTTTARQLLFQPRATLIELNQNGFVVLKPDVRYRNGDRRFTFPARWQWPQDGVCYTIEADPNDIYGQRCMEVVQELQQGAANALYLRLTDPQQICVTLSPSVLDGQARFVEGLRALADAGLLHGFDAYQMEYIANYGDAPTLLVQGPPGTGKSYTSAFALLARMQGMVAAERPCRVLLSCKTHAATDVLLRKIAEVQARLAEISAQSPALFAAYFDERLLRVPLFRVRPKNTDDLPSAIQVVDAIDPITAVPACFVAATPFAVSTLLRREQRYHNEPFADLLVLDEASQMNLPEACMAALALRLDGRVIVVGDHRQMPPIVQHEWQNERRRTFQSYRVYASLFETLLALDVPPPMVKLVESFRLHRDLADFLRRAIYEQDGIPYFSRRKTTIPAVNTDNQLIAAALDPAHPLVVIVHDEAQSQDVNLFEAQLIHPLIETLVGQLRLDASSGIGIVVPHRAQRLVLREQLPNLMQQLLIEHDGATVDTVERFQGDERDVIIVSATESDPNYLRVSGGFLLDPRRLNVALSRARHKLILIAARTVFQFFANDEEIFQHAQLWKRLLRDTCRTRIWSGEYTGVPVEVWGNR, via the coding sequence ATGAACCGACGGCGTGAGACCATGGACGATCTCCTGTCGCCGCTACCGGTTGACTCAGCGCAGTTGCAGCCGATTTCGCCAACCGATTTGGCTCAGTATCTGCGGCTCGAACAGTGCCGGCGCTATCTACGACTGCGCCTTCACGAGCGGCGCAAAGGGTTGGCCTGGCTGCCACGCTTTGGTATTGCGCTTCATCCTATTCCACCGATGCTGACCATTGCCGGTCGGCAGTTTGAACAGACGGTTGAGGCGCAGGTCATCGCCCGTTTTTCTCACGCTATTCATTGCGCTCAGCGCCGGCAACACGGAGATCCGGCCTTTACGACTACCGACCATAATCACATTGTCATTGAGCAGTTGTGTCAATTAGCTCCTGAGACAGCCCAAGTTCTGTTTCAACCTCGTCTCGCTGCCCAACTCTACGGCTGGCCGATGAGCGGTGATGTCGATCTGCTCCTGTTGCGCCGTGATCGGGACGGTGATGCGCATGCCTTGATCGTTGATGCGAAGAGTTCGGCAACAGCCAAGATCGAGCATCGCCTACAGTTGGCCTGTTATTACACCTTGTTACAGCAGATAACCGGCGCTGCCGATATAGCACTCAAGACTGTTCAGATCGGTGTGCTCTATCGGGGTGAGTTACTTTCGCCCGCGCAGACACCCGCCCAACGACGCCGGATCGTACAAGAACAACAGCAGGCCTTTGATCTGTTAGGTGTCACGCTTGCCCAGCTTGAGCTGATCGCCGATCCGACACCGTATCTGGCCGAGATTGCAACGCTGCTGGATGGGCCTACTTCAATTCTGCATACAACAGCGAGCGCACCTTTTGCCGAGGTGCCGTTTCATCTGACGGCCAAGTGCGATGGTTGTCTCTACAACGAGATTTGTATGCGCTGGGCTGCCGATCACGACGATCTTTCGCTCATTCCATCACTTACCGAACCGGAGAAGTCGGCTCTGCGCAGCCACGGTATTGTTACCGCAACCCAACTTGCCCTCCTTAAAGAGTTGTCGGAGGAGGGGGATTTAGCCACCCCACCATCACACCTCCCTCGAATGAAGTCGATCTTGCGCCATCCTACGCTTGCTCCGCGTCTTAATGAATTGATCCATCGGGCCCGCACTTACCGGCGCTGGCGTGGCGATCGACTTTCTGCGGTCAGCTATCTGCCCTACACGGGGTACGGTTCTTTCCCGGCAGTCAGCACCGATCTCCATCCGAACCTGATCGCCGTTTATCTCGACACACTCTATGATCATACGCAGGGAATGCTGGTAATGGTGGGGGCGTTGGTCGTGGGGCATTCCCAAGGTCAACCGTACAGTCGGCGCGAAGTGATCGAATTCCCTGCTCAGCCACTACAAACTGTTGAGGATGAAGCGCGTCTGTTGGAAAGGTGGCTTACCGCGCTATTGCAAGCTATTCATGAGGTAGCCGTTCCTGATAGCAATGGTGCATGGCAAGCGCCGATCCATCTCGTTGTGCCTGACGGGTTTTGTCTGCAAACCCTTCTCGATGGACTGTCCCGCCATCCGCACCTCTTCGGTGCAACGCCACTGTACGACTTAGCGGCGCAAAGCGCCGGCTTTGAAGCACCGATGGTGACGGTGTTGCTCGACGAATGGCGCCGATTTCGCAACGACCCACTGGCTCACGATTCGTTGGCACGGCTAGCTCGCTTGCATGGGTTTGAGTGGGGTGAATATCGCCGACTCTTTTACCGGCGCATGTTCGACGATCTGGGCAATGATAGAGATTTGGGTTGGTATACCCGCCGTGTGCGGTTTAATAACCAAATACCGCTTGAATATGCCTACGCAGCATGGAAAGCTCTGCCATCGCCGCCCGATCGTGGCAATGACGATCTGGTTGATTACCGCAGAGTAGAACCGAAGGATCTGATCGGCTTTGTCGCCAAACGACTCACTGCCTATGAGTTTTTAGTGCAGCGCTTGCCACATAACGAACGAACAGTAAAGCCATCGTTTGATCTGACGTGTCTGGCCGATTACCGGTGTCAAGCTCATACCCTCGCCCATGCGTTGGCCGAGTTCCTGCTGATCGAGCGCTATGTGGCCTTAGTAACGTGGGGCCGACAACATTTACCGCCGCCTGAACAACGGGTGCTGGCCGGTGTGAGTCTGATTGTGCGCTATGTGGCAGCCGATCAAGACCCTCCTTTATTGAACGTGCTTGCCGAGAATGAGCGACGCCAGGCGTTGCGTCTCGAATTAACCGGTGGACGACGCAGAGCGCAGTTGGATGCCGAGCAACGCAAAGCGACCGAGCCATTGCCGATCCCTGAGATACCGTTACGCTTTCGGATCGATCTCGAAGGTGTTGAATGCGATCTCGAAACGGCCTTGCGCCTGACCGGCCTCTCACCCGGTGATAAGGTAATCTTGGCGCCGCGTTGGAGTGTCGATGAGCGGTTACCGACCGATCAACAAACGCCGTTCACGACAACTGCCCGTCAACTGCTTTTTCAACCACGGGCTACCCTCATCGAACTTAACCAAAATGGATTTGTTGTGCTCAAACCCGACGTTCGTTACCGTAACGGTGATCGTCGGTTTACCTTTCCGGCTCGGTGGCAGTGGCCGCAAGATGGTGTATGCTACACCATCGAAGCCGATCCCAACGATATCTATGGTCAACGCTGTATGGAGGTGGTGCAGGAATTGCAACAGGGAGCGGCAAACGCCCTGTACCTGCGTCTCACCGACCCTCAGCAGATCTGTGTCACACTATCGCCATCGGTCTTGGATGGCCAGGCACGCTTTGTTGAGGGATTGCGGGCATTGGCCGACGCCGGGCTGCTGCACGGTTTCGATGCGTATCAGATGGAATATATCGCCAACTACGGCGATGCCCCTACGTTACTGGTGCAAGGTCCACCCGGTACCGGAAAGAGCTACACCTCGGCCTTTGCCCTGCTTGCTCGGATGCAAGGCATGGTAGCTGCTGAGCGGCCTTGCCGGGTGCTACTCAGTTGCAAGACACACGCTGCCACCGATGTACTCTTGCGGAAGATAGCTGAAGTACAAGCCAGGCTGGCCGAGATCTCTGCGCAATCTCCCGCTCTCTTCGCTGCATACTTCGATGAGCGCCTCTTAAGGGTACCGCTATTTCGAGTACGTCCCAAGAATACCGATGATCTGCCGTCAGCGATCCAGGTTGTTGATGCGATTGACCCGATCACCGCTGTCCCGGCTTGTTTTGTCGCAGCAACGCCATTTGCCGTCTCAACACTCTTACGCCGCGAGCAGCGTTATCATAACGAACCATTCGCCGATCTGTTGGTGCTCGACGAAGCGTCACAAATGAACTTACCCGAAGCGTGTATGGCGGCATTGGCTCTCCGTCTTGATGGTCGGGTTATTGTCGTCGGTGATCATCGCCAGATGCCGCCAATTGTGCAGCATGAATGGCAGAATGAACGGCGACGTACCTTCCAATCGTACCGTGTCTACGCTTCACTGTTCGAGACCCTACTGGCCCTCGATGTGCCACCGCCGATGGTCAAACTGGTCGAAAGTTTTCGATTACACCGTGACCTTGCCGACTTCTTGCGTCGAGCGATTTACGAGCAAGACGGGATACCCTACTTTTCACGGCGGAAGACCACCATACCGGCAGTTAATACAGACAATCAGCTCATTGCGGCTGCGCTCGATCCGGCACACCCGCTTGTCGTTATTGTGCATGATGAAGCACAAAGCCAAGACGTAAACCTGTTCGAGGCCCAGCTCATTCATCCCTTGATCGAGACGCTGGTTGGTCAGCTCCGTCTCGATGCGAGTAGCGGTATTGGTATTGTCGTGCCGCATCGGGCACAGCGGCTGGTGCTCCGTGAGCAATTACCTAACCTGATGCAGCAACTGTTGATCGAGCACGATGGTGCGACGGTTGATACCGTTGAACGGTTTCAAGGTGATGAACGCGACGTGATCATCGTCTCGGCAACCGAGAGCGATCCCAACTATCTCCGTGTCTCCGGCGGCTTCCTGCTCGATCCGCGCCGGCTCAACGTCGCCCTCAGCCGGGCACGCCACAAACTGATACTGATTGCCGCGCGTACTGTCTTCCAATTCTTTGCCAACGACGAAGAGATCTTCCAACACGCCCAACTGTGGAAGCGCTTGTTACGCGATACGTGTCGGACACGCATCTGGAGTGGTGAGTATACAGGCGTGCCGGTTGAGGTGTGGGGGAATCGCTAG
- a CDS encoding YcxB family protein → MIIESTISQKEFTRHALSRYFRRPIFYVFAFVAAVLTAFVIYDPNTPQAPALLGGWIPFLVYIIVGWITIHRQSQNRDLPVYQPTRYELGREALIVSARSGRSEIPWSKVRSWRKLAGVYELQLLNGQVLLISARAIGPRQVGAFERMLRNRIEPKPEPGVFDEPTA, encoded by the coding sequence ATGATTATCGAAAGCACAATTAGCCAAAAAGAGTTCACACGTCATGCGCTAAGTCGCTATTTTCGCCGACCTATCTTCTACGTGTTTGCCTTTGTTGCGGCTGTTCTCACTGCTTTTGTGATCTACGATCCGAATACACCGCAAGCACCGGCGTTGCTCGGTGGATGGATCCCATTTCTGGTCTATATCATCGTCGGATGGATAACGATCCATCGCCAGAGCCAGAACCGCGATTTACCGGTGTACCAACCCACGCGCTACGAGCTTGGTCGTGAGGCGCTGATCGTTAGCGCACGCAGCGGACGGAGCGAGATCCCATGGTCGAAGGTACGGTCTTGGCGTAAGCTTGCCGGCGTGTACGAGCTTCAGTTGCTGAATGGGCAAGTGTTGCTGATTTCAGCACGTGCTATTGGGCCACGCCAGGTCGGGGCGTTTGAGCGGATGTTACGCAATCGGATCGAACCGAAGCCAGAACCGGGGGTGTTCGATGAACCGACGGCGTGA
- a CDS encoding ATP-binding protein, with translation MSASFSFNADLRTLKQIRRSIIDAASSIGARRECIDDVVYAANELIANTITYGYHDHSGPIWIDVWSENRALYVRIRDAAPAFNPLNVPLPRNLIGRGQQRAGGLGLFLSRHLLDDLYYRELSYGGNELTLVKWNAF, from the coding sequence ATGTCCGCATCATTCTCGTTCAACGCCGACCTTCGTACCCTCAAGCAGATCCGGCGTTCTATAATTGATGCGGCTAGCTCCATTGGTGCTCGCCGTGAGTGTATTGATGATGTGGTCTATGCGGCTAACGAGCTGATCGCAAACACGATTACTTACGGCTATCATGATCACAGTGGCCCGATTTGGATCGATGTTTGGAGCGAGAATAGGGCATTGTATGTGCGGATTCGTGACGCTGCCCCTGCGTTTAACCCGCTGAATGTGCCGTTGCCACGTAATCTGATCGGGCGTGGTCAACAGCGAGCCGGTGGATTAGGTCTGTTTTTGTCACGCCATTTGCTCGACGATTTATACTATCGAGAATTGTCTTACGGTGGAAATGAACTGACGTTGGTCAAGTGGAACGCATTCTAA
- a CDS encoding glycoside hydrolase 5 family protein, with protein sequence MQLIILLSVIMSLLAWASPVTAQSATPICFPDVPLIDNCLHPSFATYWRDNGGLPVFGYPISPLEQFVGDEGRTLTVQWTERNRLELHPANPPAYRIQIGRMGAEALARAGRDLFADPPDPGPQPGCLWFPETGHNVCDQEPGNGFRTYWQNNGLRIPGLSRYAQSLALFGYPLTAPQMERNANGDLVLTQWFERARFEWHPQNPAHSRVLLGLLGRELYTSPQPLPDLRAGRSVFGVEINRGMVAATATQLAELGADWVRYNGIRWDEVEPNRGVRNWAALQEVETELRLISASGAVPMVIVRGTPTWAQAQSRSACGSIRSDALPEFAVFLTELVTRYSRPPYNVKFWELGNEPDAPFQLVGSDAPFGCWGDESDPDNYGGAAYAAMLKVAYPAIKAADPQAQVIFGGLLLACSPDHAVRNNEPCNAGRFFEGVLRAGGGDYFDILAYHAYAYFAVHRDPDREHPAWADGGGATLGKLVYLRSVLAHYGYAKPVIMNEGALLCYRSSPNCRPNGFEEAKADAVARLYARTLAADLLMSHWYTLNGPGWQEGGLLDDRQQPQPAFRAFRFLRQQLGEARYVRAVDDTGLEGYRFRTPSGDVIVVWSSDGKERTFVLPAPPRAIYDATGQELPITDILTLTIAPRIIRLAETSP encoded by the coding sequence ATGCAACTCATCATCTTGTTGAGCGTCATCATGTCCCTGCTTGCTTGGGCATCACCGGTAACTGCTCAATCAGCCACGCCAATCTGTTTTCCCGATGTGCCGTTGATCGATAATTGTCTGCACCCATCGTTCGCTACCTACTGGCGTGACAATGGTGGTTTGCCGGTGTTTGGTTACCCGATCAGTCCGCTGGAACAGTTTGTTGGCGATGAAGGCCGTACCTTAACCGTCCAATGGACAGAACGAAACCGCTTGGAATTGCATCCGGCCAACCCGCCGGCCTATCGCATCCAGATCGGGCGCATGGGAGCCGAGGCGTTGGCGCGGGCCGGTCGTGATCTGTTTGCCGACCCACCCGACCCCGGCCCGCAACCCGGTTGCTTGTGGTTTCCAGAGACCGGTCATAATGTGTGTGATCAAGAGCCGGGCAATGGGTTTCGCACCTATTGGCAGAATAATGGTCTGCGCATTCCCGGTCTTAGCCGTTATGCCCAATCACTGGCGTTGTTTGGCTATCCCCTCACCGCGCCGCAGATGGAACGGAATGCAAATGGCGATCTGGTGTTGACCCAGTGGTTCGAGCGGGCCCGTTTCGAATGGCATCCACAAAATCCGGCTCATTCGCGGGTGTTACTGGGGCTGTTGGGGCGTGAGTTATATACCTCACCACAGCCATTGCCCGATCTGCGGGCCGGGCGGTCGGTGTTCGGCGTCGAGATCAATCGCGGTATGGTCGCCGCTACCGCCACGCAGTTGGCCGAACTGGGAGCTGATTGGGTGCGCTACAACGGCATTCGCTGGGATGAGGTCGAGCCGAACCGTGGGGTGCGTAATTGGGCAGCGTTGCAGGAGGTTGAGACCGAGTTGCGCCTGATTAGCGCAAGCGGTGCTGTACCGATGGTCATTGTGCGTGGTACACCGACGTGGGCGCAGGCCCAGTCTCGTTCAGCATGTGGTTCGATCCGGTCAGATGCGCTGCCTGAGTTCGCCGTTTTTCTTACCGAACTTGTGACACGCTACAGCCGGCCACCGTACAATGTCAAGTTTTGGGAATTGGGCAATGAACCTGATGCCCCGTTTCAGCTTGTTGGTAGTGATGCGCCGTTTGGTTGTTGGGGCGATGAAAGCGATCCCGATAATTACGGTGGTGCTGCCTACGCCGCAATGCTTAAAGTGGCCTATCCGGCGATCAAAGCTGCCGATCCGCAGGCACAGGTGATTTTTGGTGGTTTACTGCTCGCATGCTCACCGGATCATGCCGTTCGCAATAATGAACCATGTAATGCTGGACGCTTCTTTGAAGGGGTGCTGCGCGCCGGGGGTGGTGATTACTTCGATATTCTGGCGTATCACGCTTACGCGTACTTTGCCGTTCATCGCGATCCTGACCGTGAGCATCCGGCGTGGGCTGATGGAGGTGGTGCAACGCTGGGTAAACTTGTTTACCTGCGGTCGGTGCTTGCTCATTATGGCTACGCTAAGCCGGTGATCATGAACGAAGGGGCGTTGCTCTGTTACCGTAGCTCGCCGAATTGCCGGCCCAACGGTTTCGAGGAGGCAAAGGCCGATGCAGTAGCGCGGCTGTATGCCCGCACGTTGGCTGCCGATCTGCTGATGTCGCATTGGTATACGCTCAACGGGCCCGGCTGGCAAGAGGGTGGCTTGCTCGATGATCGGCAGCAGCCGCAACCGGCGTTTCGGGCTTTCCGGTTTTTGCGTCAGCAACTTGGTGAGGCACGGTATGTGCGTGCAGTGGATGATACCGGTTTGGAGGGTTATCGTTTTCGCACGCCGAGCGGTGATGTGATCGTGGTGTGGAGCAGCGATGGCAAAGAACGAACGTTTGTGTTGCCGGCGCCACCGCGAGCTATCTACGATGCAACGGGACAAGAACTGCCGATCACCGATATCTTGACCCTCACCATTGCACCGCGGATTATTCGACTTGCCGAGACGTCACCATAA
- a CDS encoding glycosyltransferase family 39 protein, whose product MKIKQTIIRLGSTVREPYLAWVAAMIVGLGLFAVLFRRGYDDPYITYRYAANLSAGYGFVYNPGTATLSTTTPLFGLILAPVAFWGWPVPLVANLVGCLSHASGGLALWYLGDRWGNQLAGIMAALLYVFFPLPLTTVGSETMPAMALTLWSFVCAAQGRQWLTGFLLGVSVWLRPDGVLAGPVALLMMVVSGGAWRQWQRWPWKAALLWIIIVAAGLGLAWMVYGIPLPVTLYAKQQQALIPGFYDFGDRLWVTLSEYLRQPLYQAVFGLAGLGLVATIRTPYWLFPIGWAVLYGLAYTVLHVAGYFWYVAPLLIGLAPAFGLGVQTVIDWLQRFGGQRLATIGLIVLVGVTIAWFSGAVYRIGQQIDPRLTVYRAAGEWLAAHTPPDARVAALEIGIIGYYAQRPMVDIAGLLQPDIAAQLGTGGFVAAASYALEFYHPDYLVWQEQALPLLSHRPDLVERCPVVATIPDPRYPQPLTIYQCRW is encoded by the coding sequence GTGAAAATCAAACAAACCATTATCCGGCTAGGTAGCACGGTGAGGGAGCCATACTTGGCTTGGGTAGCGGCAATGATCGTCGGATTAGGCTTATTCGCGGTCTTATTCCGACGCGGCTACGATGATCCGTACATCACCTACCGTTACGCAGCCAATCTGTCCGCCGGTTATGGCTTTGTCTACAATCCCGGTACTGCAACACTAAGTACTACGACACCACTCTTTGGGCTAATCCTGGCACCGGTAGCGTTCTGGGGTTGGCCTGTACCCCTTGTTGCTAACCTCGTGGGTTGTTTGAGTCATGCCTCCGGTGGGTTGGCGTTGTGGTATCTCGGTGACCGGTGGGGTAACCAACTCGCCGGGATAATGGCTGCCCTGCTTTACGTGTTCTTTCCCCTTCCGTTAACGACTGTGGGCAGTGAAACGATGCCGGCAATGGCATTGACGTTATGGAGTTTTGTCTGTGCGGCGCAAGGCCGGCAGTGGTTGACCGGTTTTCTCTTAGGCGTCTCGGTATGGCTGCGGCCCGATGGTGTGCTGGCCGGGCCGGTAGCACTGCTCATGATGGTCGTATCCGGTGGTGCTTGGCGTCAGTGGCAGCGTTGGCCGTGGAAAGCGGCGCTGCTCTGGATCATTATTGTTGCCGCTGGTCTTGGTTTGGCATGGATGGTCTACGGTATACCGCTTCCGGTAACGCTGTATGCCAAACAGCAACAGGCACTCATCCCCGGCTTTTACGATTTTGGTGATCGATTGTGGGTTACGTTGTCGGAGTATCTTCGCCAGCCGTTGTATCAGGCGGTCTTCGGATTGGCCGGTCTTGGTCTCGTCGCAACGATTCGCACGCCGTATTGGTTATTTCCGATTGGGTGGGCGGTTTTATACGGGCTGGCGTACACCGTTTTGCACGTTGCCGGCTACTTTTGGTACGTTGCTCCGCTTTTAATCGGTCTGGCGCCAGCTTTTGGTTTGGGTGTGCAAACGGTGATCGATTGGTTGCAGCGATTCGGCGGTCAAAGACTAGCAACTATCGGATTAATTGTTCTGGTAGGTGTTACTATCGCATGGTTCAGCGGTGCCGTCTATCGAATTGGCCAACAAATCGATCCGCGGTTGACAGTCTATCGTGCTGCCGGTGAATGGTTAGCTGCGCATACACCACCGGATGCGCGCGTTGCAGCACTTGAAATAGGGATCATCGGCTATTATGCGCAACGCCCAATGGTCGATATTGCCGGTTTGTTACAGCCAGATATAGCCGCTCAGTTGGGAACGGGTGGTTTTGTCGCTGCGGCCTCTTACGCACTTGAGTTCTATCATCCCGATTATCTGGTATGGCAAGAACAGGCTTTGCCGTTACTGAGCCATCGCCCCGATCTGGTCGAACGTTGTCCGGTTGTTGCCACTATCCCCGATCCGCGCTATCCACAACCATTGACGATCTACCAATGTCGTTGGTAA
- a CDS encoding SulP family inorganic anion transporter, producing the protein MLSFGHSVAQLFTRPVRLVRSFTPETLRADFLAGLTVGLVLLPQSLAFALLGGLPPITGLYTALTATIVGALWGSSSHLNSGPTNTAAIITLSVLAPVVRIDSPEFVTAASLVAVMAGIIRVIMGIARLGILVNFVSDAVSVGFTAGAGILILSNQIGPLLRIDLPPGADPITTVTETARHLDAIHWPSLAVGVATIGIILFSPRITRKIPSVLISIVIVSPIVWFLNLKAQGVRVMGPVPPGFPPLAQLPIFDLDLISHLLNGALALAIIGSVEAVAIARAIAGYTGERIDSNQEFVGQGLANIASGIFSGMPCSSSFNRSALAYQSGGQTALTGVVSGITVFLATTVLGPLLAEVPRAALAGALAVTAWSMVDRRNMARIWRGSRSEAAIMIITLVLTLTLPLQFAILTGVLMSLGYYLLRTATPRIEAVVPDTAFRHWDPAHGRPTCPQLLVVDLQGDLYFGAASHVEEALLRLLDQHRTVRYLLLRMHSVNHCDVSGIRALETIRRTLRVRGGDLYFVRVRAGVMYRMQISGFYEQLGPERFLDEDTAIEFLFHRVLDPAVCIYECDRRVFRECQALPKQTLPGHLTIPLLDGKLPAQINARALWEALHSPQPPAVIDVREPREFQRGHIPGARNIPLSRLLSERDTVPAGPVVLVCRSGRRSLRAAALLVERTPPPQVLEGGMLAWEAANLLEAVEQA; encoded by the coding sequence ATGCTTTCCTTTGGACACTCGGTCGCTCAGCTCTTCACCCGACCGGTCAGACTGGTTCGCAGCTTCACCCCCGAAACCCTGCGTGCCGACTTTCTTGCCGGATTGACCGTCGGATTGGTCCTGTTACCGCAATCGCTTGCCTTCGCGCTATTAGGTGGTTTACCACCCATTACCGGCTTGTATACTGCATTGACCGCTACTATTGTCGGTGCATTGTGGGGGTCGTCAAGTCATCTCAATAGTGGACCAACAAACACAGCGGCCATTATCACTTTATCGGTTCTAGCTCCGGTTGTCCGCATCGACAGCCCGGAGTTTGTCACGGCAGCGAGTTTGGTTGCGGTAATGGCCGGTATTATCCGGGTTATCATGGGTATTGCTCGCCTTGGCATCTTGGTCAATTTTGTCTCTGATGCGGTATCGGTGGGATTTACCGCCGGCGCTGGTATTTTGATACTTTCAAATCAAATCGGCCCATTGTTACGCATCGATCTCCCACCCGGTGCCGATCCCATTACGACGGTTACCGAAACAGCTCGTCACCTTGATGCCATTCACTGGCCTTCGTTAGCGGTAGGAGTGGCTACGATTGGCATCATTTTGTTTTCACCACGCATCACCCGCAAAATACCGTCCGTCTTGATTAGTATCGTGATCGTTTCACCGATCGTCTGGTTCCTCAATCTCAAAGCGCAGGGTGTGCGAGTAATGGGACCGGTACCACCGGGTTTTCCACCGCTGGCCCAGTTACCGATCTTCGATCTAGATCTGATCAGCCATCTGTTGAATGGCGCGTTGGCACTAGCTATTATCGGCTCGGTAGAGGCAGTTGCAATTGCACGAGCAATTGCCGGCTATACCGGTGAGCGTATTGACAGCAACCAAGAGTTTGTCGGACAGGGGTTGGCCAACATCGCCTCTGGCATCTTTTCAGGAATGCCATGCTCAAGTTCGTTCAATCGCTCGGCATTGGCCTATCAGTCGGGAGGCCAAACGGCTCTTACCGGGGTTGTATCCGGGATAACAGTTTTTCTGGCAACCACCGTCCTCGGTCCGTTACTGGCCGAAGTCCCGCGGGCGGCATTGGCCGGCGCATTGGCGGTGACCGCTTGGAGTATGGTTGACCGCCGGAATATGGCGCGGATTTGGCGCGGGTCACGCAGTGAGGCAGCTATTATGATCATCACGCTCGTCCTCACCCTGACCCTCCCCCTCCAATTCGCCATCCTCACCGGTGTGCTGATGTCGCTCGGCTATTACCTCCTCCGTACCGCTACCCCGCGCATTGAAGCCGTCGTCCCCGACACAGCGTTCCGCCATTGGGACCCCGCCCACGGCCGTCCCACCTGCCCTCAGCTCCTCGTCGTCGACCTCCAAGGCGACCTCTACTTCGGCGCCGCCAGCCACGTCGAAGAAGCCTTGCTCCGCCTCCTCGACCAGCACCGCACTGTCCGCTACCTGCTCCTCCGAATGCACAGCGTCAATCACTGCGATGTCAGCGGCATTCGTGCCCTCGAAACCATCCGCCGCACCCTCCGCGTCCGCGGTGGCGACCTCTACTTCGTCCGTGTGCGTGCCGGCGTGATGTATCGGATGCAGATCAGCGGCTTTTATGAGCAACTCGGCCCCGAACGCTTCCTCGATGAAGATACCGCCATCGAGTTCCTCTTCCACCGCGTCCTCGACCCCGCCGTCTGCATCTACGAATGCGACCGCCGCGTCTTCCGCGAATGCCAAGCATTGCCCAAACAGACGCTGCCCGGCCACTTGACCATCCCGCTGCTCGACGGCAAGCTGCCGGCCCAGATCAATGCCCGCGCCTTGTGGGAAGCATTGCATAGCCCGCAACCGCCGGCGGTCATCGACGTGCGTGAACCGCGCGAGTTTCAGCGCGGCCATATTCCCGGTGCGCGCAACATCCCGCTCTCGCGGCTGCTCAGCGAGCGTGATACCGTGCCGGCGGGGCCGGTCGTGCTGGTCTGTCGTAGCGGAAGGCGCAGCTTACGGGCAGCAGCGTTGCTGGTTGAACGCACCCCCCCGCCGCAGGTGCTGGAGGGCGGGATGCTCGCGTGGGAAGCCGCCAACCTGCTCGAAGCCGTTGAGCAGGCGTGA